TTTACACCGGCATCTTCAAGAGCAGCAAATTTGTCATCAGCAGTACCTTTACCACCAGAGATAATCGCACCAGCGTGACCCATGCGCTTACCAGCAGGTGCAGTCACACCAGCAATGTAAGAAACAACAGGCTTAGTCACGTTAGCTTTGATGTAGGCAGCCGCTTCTTCTTCTGCCGTACCACCAATCTCACCGATCATCACAATGGCTTCAGTACCGGGGTCTTTTTCGAACATGGCTAGAATGTCGATAAAGTTAGAACCTGGGATGGGGTCACCACCAATACCAACACACGTAGACTGACCAAAACCGAAATCGGTAGTTTGCTTAACCGCTTCGTAAGTCAATGTGCCAGAGCGAGAAACGATACCCACTTTACCGGGCAAATGAATGTGACCAGGCATAATGCCGATCTTGCACTCGCCAGGAGTGATAACGCCTGGACAGTTAGGTCCAATCAAGCGCACGCCCAGCTCGTCACACTTCACTTTACACTCAAGCATATCCATAACGGGAATGTGCTCAGTAATGCAAACGATCAGTTTGATGCCAGAAGTCGCAGCTTCAAGGATAGAATCCTTACAGAAAGCTGCAGGTACGTAGATAACTGACGCTTCTGCACCTGTCGTATCAACCGCTTCTTTAACCGTGTTGAAAACAGGCAGACCCAAATGCTCAGTGCCGCCTTTACCCGGCGTAACACCACCAACCATTTTAGTACCATAAGCAATCGCTTGCTCAGAGTGGAAGGTGCCCTGACCACCAGTAAAACCCTGGCAGATAACCTTAGTATCTTTATTGATCAGAATAGACATTATTTACCCTCCGCTGCTTTAACAGCCTGCTGAGCGGCGTCGGTCAGACTAGTTGCCGCGATAATATCGAGGCCCGACTCTGACAACAATTTAGACCCCAGCTCGGCGTTATTACCTTCTAAACGTACAACAACTGGCACGCTTACACCCACTTCTTTCACTGCACCGATAATACCTTCGGCAATCAGGTCACAGCGAACGATACCGCCGAAGATGTTAACCAATACGGCTTTAACATTGCTGTCTTCGAGGATGATTTTAAAGGCTTCTGTAACACGCTCTTTGGTTGCACCGCCGCCAACGTCCAGGAAGTTAGCAGGGAAACCGCCATGCAGAGAGACGATATCCATGGTACCCATGGCCAGGCCTGCACCGTTTACCATGCAACCGATGTTACCGGTCAGAGCAACGTAGTTCAGATCCCAAGCAGCAGCGCGGGCTTCACGCTCATCTTCTTGTGAAGGATCGTGCATAGCTTGCAGATCTTTGTGACGGTAAACCGCGTTGCCATCAATAACGATCTTGGCATCCAGGCAGTGAAGATTGCC
The DNA window shown above is from Spongiibacter sp. IMCC21906 and carries:
- the sucD gene encoding succinate--CoA ligase subunit alpha, producing MSILINKDTKVICQGFTGGQGTFHSEQAIAYGTKMVGGVTPGKGGTEHLGLPVFNTVKEAVDTTGAEASVIYVPAAFCKDSILEAATSGIKLIVCITEHIPVMDMLECKVKCDELGVRLIGPNCPGVITPGECKIGIMPGHIHLPGKVGIVSRSGTLTYEAVKQTTDFGFGQSTCVGIGGDPIPGSNFIDILAMFEKDPGTEAIVMIGEIGGTAEEEAAAYIKANVTKPVVSYIAGVTAPAGKRMGHAGAIISGGKGTADDKFAALEDAGVKTVRSLAQIGDALKEVTGW